The Xanthomonas rydalmerensis genomic interval CAGCGTCAGGTAACGACTTGCGCTGGTTGTTGGCACCAGGGCTTCGCTCCGTACCCTCACCCCAACCCCTCTCCCGAGGGGAGAGGGGCTAAAGCGTGCCGCGGCTAGTGCTTTGCCGTCGTCGCGATCATATCTGCGTGTGCGAACACGCCTCCCTTCTCCCACCGGGAGAAGGTGCCCCGCAGGGGCGGATGAGGGTACGGGCGTAGCCAGCGTCAGGTAACGACTTGCGCTGGTTGTTGGCACCAGGGCTTCGCTCCGTACCCTCACCCCAACCCCTCTCCCGAGGGGAGAGGGGCTAGAACGCGCCGCGGCTATTTCCTTGCCATCGCCAGGACGACGCCCTTGCGTTGGAGCATGCGCTTCGCTGCATCGCGATCCACGCCGTACGCCACGACTGCCGGCATGCGGCAATCGGCCTTGGCAATCCCTCGTGTGTCGCCCCAGGCTCATCCGGCCTGCGCCGCGGTGGCATGGCCGGTGCCGCTGCGCGACACTTCCAGGGGCTGGCCGCTGTACTCCACGCTCGCGTCGGCCTTGGGTTCGAGCGCACCGGCATCCGCGCGCGGACCATCGACGAAGCGCACATGGATGCTGCGCCGTGCCTGCATGCCCGGCCAGCGGCCCTCGCGCGCGCCGATACGCAGCACGCCGCTGGCCTGGTCCCACTGCAGCGGGATGCGACTGAACTCGCCCTTCTCGTAGCCATAGCCGGTGCCATCGTCCTCGTACAGCGAGAAGCGGCCGTCGGCGCCGGTGTAGACCACCACGGTCAGCGGCGCATCCGGGATCTGGTCGACGTACTGCTGCACGGAGGTCATCGGCACGATGGCGCCGGCGCGCACGAACAGCGGCATGCGCTGCAGCGGCGCGGCGGCGTCGATGGTCTGGCCGCCGGCGTGGCGCGTGCCGCTATTGAAGTCGATCCAGTCGGTGCCCGCCGGCAGGTAGACCTTGCGCGAGGTTGCGCCGAAGCGCGTCACCGGCGCCACCAGGAACGCCGGTCCGAACAGGTACTCGTCGTCGATGTCGGCAACCTTGGGGTCGTGCGGGAAGTCCATCGGCAGGCCGCGCATCATCACCCCGTCGTGGTGGTAGGTGTCGCCGGCGAGCGTGTAGATGTAGGGCAGCAGCGCGTAGCGCAGGCGGCTGTAGTAGGCCATGCTGGCGTAGTACGGCGTGCCTTCCGGCGCGATGTTCCAGATCTCGCGGTACGGGAACTGGCCGTGCGAGCGGAACAGCGGCACGAAGGCGCCGAACTGGAACCAGCGCGTGTTGAGCTCGCGCCACTCGGGCAGATGCGCCGGATCCTGGCGTTCGTAGCGCTTCTCCACGGCGAAGCCGCCGATGTCGAAGGTCCAGTTCGGCAGGCCCGACATCGACACGTTGACGCCGGCGGAGATCTGCTCGCGCATGTCCTCCCAGCGCGAGGCGATGTCGCCGCTCCACACCGCCACGGCGTTGCGCTGGATGCCGGCGTAGCCCTTGCGCGACAGGATGAACACGCGCTTGCCATCGGCGGCGCGATCGCCGGCGTAGACGCCGTGGGTGTGCGGCAACGGATAGGAATTGAAGAACTCGGTGGACGGCCCCAGCGCGGTCGGCGTGGTGCGCGCCTTGCGCTCGGCGATATCCAGGTTCGAGTGCACGTCGGGTTCGTCGGCGTCCAGCCACCAGGCGTCGATGCCCTTGCGGTTGAGCTTTTCGTCGATCTGCCGCCAGTAGATCGCCTGTGCGTCGGCCGCGTACGGGTCGTAGAAGGCGTTGGTGTAGCCCTTGCCGATCCAGTCCAGTTCGCCCACGGCGACGTTGCGCCGGTAGATGTGCCCGGCCGCGTCCAGTTCCTTGTAGTGGTCCGTGCTCGGGTAGAACTTCGGCCAGACCGAGATCATCAGCTGCGCATGGCTGGCGTGCACCGTTTTGACCATGCCGTCCGGATCGGGGAAACGGCTGCGGTCGAAGTCGTGCGAGCCCCAGGCGTTCTCCGGCCAGTACGACCAGTCGAGCACGATGTTGTCGATCGGCAGCTGGCGCCGGCGGTACTCGGCCAGCGCACCGAGCAATTCGTCCTGGGTCTTGTAGCGCTCGCGGCTCTGCCAGAAGCCGTAGGCCCACTTCGGCAGCAACACCGCCTTGCCGGTCAGTTGCCGGTAGCCGGCGATGACCTGGTCGGCGTTGGCGCCAGCGACGACGTAGTAGTCGATCATCTGCCCCGCTTCGGACCACAGCGACAGGTCGCCGGCCTCGGCCGCCGGGAGCGGGTCGCGATGCAGCAGCGCGATGTAGCTGGGGTCGATCAGGTCCCACTCGACCTTCAGGGTATGCCGCTGGCCGGGCTGCAGCTGCAACGCGAACTCGTGGTGCCAGGGGT includes:
- a CDS encoding TIM-barrel domain-containing protein, with protein sequence MHNANRHLPPSLPCLLLLSLSLVTASAAAQQVTREADGVTVHPSAKGAAPVRLQVIDRGIVRVSADPTGAFQRTPSLMRVPVQGDTGFTLEQHGETVQLKTARLSAQVSTVDGHVGFADAQGAPLLAEVAGGRSFAPLQVEGRDYLSVRQRFVSPRDEAFYGFGQHQQGWMNQKGHDIELLQSNLDMAVPFLVSSRNYGILWDNNAITRFGDPRGLQPLPASLRLYDAQGKPGALTAHYAIDGTPVLERREPDIDYQYIKDLARFPAAAKPGDKRRVQVRWEGQIEAERGGTHTFSLYASEYARLWVDGKLLVDRWRQNWNPWHHEFALQLQPGQRHTLKVEWDLIDPSYIALLHRDPLPAAEAGDLSLWSEAGQMIDYYVVAGANADQVIAGYRQLTGKAVLLPKWAYGFWQSRERYKTQDELLGALAEYRRRQLPIDNIVLDWSYWPENAWGSHDFDRSRFPDPDGMVKTVHASHAQLMISVWPKFYPSTDHYKELDAAGHIYRRNVAVGELDWIGKGYTNAFYDPYAADAQAIYWRQIDEKLNRKGIDAWWLDADEPDVHSNLDIAERKARTTPTALGPSTEFFNSYPLPHTHGVYAGDRAADGKRVFILSRKGYAGIQRNAVAVWSGDIASRWEDMREQISAGVNVSMSGLPNWTFDIGGFAVEKRYERQDPAHLPEWRELNTRWFQFGAFVPLFRSHGQFPYREIWNIAPEGTPYYASMAYYSRLRYALLPYIYTLAGDTYHHDGVMMRGLPMDFPHDPKVADIDDEYLFGPAFLVAPVTRFGATSRKVYLPAGTDWIDFNSGTRHAGGQTIDAAAPLQRMPLFVRAGAIVPMTSVQQYVDQIPDAPLTVVVYTGADGRFSLYEDDGTGYGYEKGEFSRIPLQWDQASGVLRIGAREGRWPGMQARRSIHVRFVDGPRADAGALEPKADASVEYSGQPLEVSRSGTGHATAAQAG